The following coding sequences are from one Nitrospirota bacterium window:
- a CDS encoding 2-C-methyl-D-erythritol 2,4-cyclodiphosphate synthase, protein MRIGFGYDAHRLSEGRRLILGGIEVPFDKGLLGHSDADVLSHAIIDAVIGALGLGDIGKHFPDTDPQWKNASSIELLKYVIELAGLNGFEISWVDTTVIAERPKLSPYIESMKDAISKSGIPSGLINIKAKTNEGMGFTGRGEGIAAYAVCLLRKKIE, encoded by the coding sequence ATGAGGATAGGTTTTGGTTATGACGCTCATAGACTTAGCGAGGGCAGAAGACTGATTCTCGGGGGCATAGAGGTTCCTTTTGATAAAGGCCTCCTCGGCCACTCTGACGCCGATGTCCTCAGCCATGCAATTATTGACGCTGTTATAGGCGCTCTCGGCCTTGGAGATATAGGCAAACACTTTCCTGATACTGACCCGCAATGGAAAAACGCCTCAAGCATAGAGTTGCTTAAATACGTAATCGAGCTTGCAGGGTTAAATGGATTTGAGATTTCATGGGTCGATACAACTGTTATTGCAGAAAGGCCGAAGCTCTCACCTTATATCGAATCAATGAAAGACGCCATATCCAAATCCGGCATCCCATCCGGACTGATAAACATTAAGGCAAAGACAAATGAGGGCATGGGTTTTACAGGAAGGGGAGAGGGAATAGCAGCCTATGCGGTTTGTCTGTTGAGGAAGAAAATAGAGTGA